In Natronolimnobius baerhuensis, a single window of DNA contains:
- a CDS encoding MFS transporter: MAEEPDPATVADAAADFCADTDDGEATLETVLAVDADHETWTFDDLPLDSGTFGELVSRELVTKTNGEYEVASRKGVQTALEGESLAAEDAETGPTLAERVSVDLDGRALAGLAGVIAVLAAMRLLNYRSVFQGDHVVSPGNDPYYYRYWTEELLASSDGLTDWSVITDMPGGAASTRPFTHAANWLFASLLGGDQWAAAMVAAWVPIVMTLLLGIVVYWLAVTLTDDVRVGLASVFLLALTPVHAVYTSAGFLEHRPYQYFWLGVTLLALGWLAVDVQRRREWERSSRAAIRAHLQQPGTWLATGVLGVALALSAHAWGGSALMFIPVAGYVGLKVALDARNGISPTLANAPVLVGLAIAAGVSGFLHVRWGWHEPFTALVPVLVVVGAVVVAGLGELWQRLEWPTTGLVGLEAVTAVVGILAFRSVRPDEWARLRDRADDVFYREHHGATEIGSLFATENAIILEPMAQIGIGFYLAIGVLLWACWVTVQRYEPGWLLLSVYGVYWLVMAAFQVRFAAQLTIILSILGGLGLVYLLSWVELARAPQPFRDRKPDEGRDGRSRKAAADGGEREQSIRIPADRKKLLALVWVVLLICGLNLFFVPSLSAQTTYSEGEFGAAMAIDAHATDLERDGSGEFVLSQWGDNRMYNYFVSGDSQSYSYAANTYDEFAADDDPDAWYADEFDGRVGYVVVTDRGEVMGTNAYVQLHGEHGTGGTGDPLEHYQAIYLDEEASAFAVVPGANITATGEPGETVALETEQSVSDETIVYEREVTVDDDGELSVTVPYPGEYTVGDETLEVSASAVETGETVALE, encoded by the coding sequence ATGGCCGAGGAACCGGACCCCGCCACGGTCGCCGACGCGGCGGCCGACTTCTGTGCGGATACCGACGACGGCGAGGCGACACTCGAGACAGTCCTCGCCGTCGATGCCGACCACGAGACGTGGACGTTCGACGACCTCCCGCTGGATTCGGGAACGTTCGGCGAGCTTGTCTCCCGTGAACTCGTCACCAAAACCAACGGCGAGTACGAGGTGGCGAGTCGCAAGGGAGTACAAACGGCACTCGAGGGCGAGTCACTCGCTGCGGAGGACGCAGAGACGGGCCCAACACTCGCCGAGCGCGTTTCCGTCGACCTCGATGGGCGAGCACTGGCTGGACTCGCCGGCGTGATTGCCGTTTTGGCCGCGATGCGCCTGTTGAACTATCGGTCCGTCTTTCAGGGCGATCACGTCGTCTCGCCGGGGAACGACCCGTACTACTATCGCTACTGGACCGAGGAGTTACTCGCGAGTTCGGACGGGCTGACCGACTGGAGCGTCATCACCGACATGCCCGGCGGTGCTGCTAGCACGCGCCCCTTTACTCACGCTGCAAACTGGCTGTTCGCCTCGTTGCTCGGCGGCGATCAGTGGGCCGCGGCGATGGTCGCCGCGTGGGTGCCCATCGTCATGACGCTCCTGCTTGGGATCGTCGTCTACTGGCTCGCCGTTACCCTCACCGACGACGTCCGCGTCGGCCTCGCGTCCGTCTTCTTGCTGGCGTTGACGCCCGTCCACGCAGTGTATACGTCCGCTGGCTTCCTCGAGCATCGACCCTATCAGTACTTTTGGCTCGGCGTGACGCTGCTGGCACTGGGCTGGCTGGCGGTCGATGTACAGCGCCGCCGAGAGTGGGAACGGTCCTCGCGGGCGGCAATCCGGGCGCACCTCCAGCAGCCGGGAACGTGGCTTGCAACCGGCGTTCTCGGTGTTGCACTCGCCCTGTCGGCCCACGCCTGGGGTGGCTCGGCACTGATGTTCATCCCCGTTGCCGGCTACGTCGGGCTGAAAGTCGCTCTCGATGCGCGAAACGGAATTTCGCCGACGCTGGCGAACGCACCCGTCCTCGTCGGACTGGCGATTGCTGCGGGCGTCTCCGGCTTCCTGCACGTCCGCTGGGGCTGGCACGAACCCTTTACCGCACTCGTCCCCGTGCTCGTCGTCGTCGGGGCCGTAGTTGTTGCCGGGCTTGGCGAACTCTGGCAGCGCCTCGAGTGGCCAACGACTGGGTTGGTCGGACTCGAGGCAGTCACAGCAGTCGTCGGAATTCTCGCGTTTCGATCCGTTCGCCCGGACGAATGGGCGAGGCTGCGGGACCGTGCCGATGACGTCTTCTACAGAGAACATCACGGTGCAACAGAGATCGGCTCACTATTTGCAACCGAGAACGCGATCATCCTCGAGCCGATGGCTCAGATCGGAATTGGCTTCTATCTCGCGATTGGTGTCCTGCTGTGGGCGTGCTGGGTGACCGTACAGCGCTATGAACCCGGCTGGCTGTTGCTGTCGGTGTATGGCGTGTACTGGCTCGTGATGGCGGCATTTCAGGTTCGATTCGCTGCGCAGTTAACGATCATCCTCTCGATTCTCGGTGGCCTGGGACTCGTCTACTTGCTGTCGTGGGTTGAATTGGCGCGCGCGCCACAGCCGTTCCGGGACCGGAAACCGGATGAGGGACGCGACGGGCGGTCCCGCAAAGCCGCTGCCGACGGTGGCGAGCGCGAGCAGAGTATTCGGATTCCAGCCGACCGCAAAAAACTCCTCGCGCTGGTCTGGGTCGTCCTGTTGATCTGTGGGTTAAACCTGTTTTTCGTTCCGTCGTTGAGCGCACAGACGACCTACAGCGAGGGTGAGTTCGGCGCGGCGATGGCGATTGACGCACACGCCACCGACCTCGAGCGCGACGGAAGCGGCGAGTTCGTGCTGAGTCAGTGGGGTGACAACCGGATGTACAACTACTTCGTCAGCGGCGACTCACAGAGTTACTCCTACGCGGCGAACACCTACGACGAGTTCGCAGCCGACGACGACCCGGACGCCTGGTACGCCGACGAGTTCGATGGGCGGGTCGGCTACGTCGTCGTGACTGACCGCGGCGAGGTCATGGGAACGAACGCCTACGTGCAACTCCATGGTGAGCACGGCACCGGCGGCACTGGCGACCCACTCGAGCACTATCAGGCAATCTACCTCGACGAGGAGGCCTCGGCATTTGCCGTCGTCCCCGGTGCGAACATCACGGCGACTGGCGAACCCGGCGAGACGGTGGCCCTCGAGACCGAACAGTCCGTCTCGGACGAGACGATTGTCTACGAGCGAGAGGTGACGGTTGACGACGATGGCGAACTCTCTGTGACAGTGCCGTACCCGGGCGAGTACACCGTCGGCGATGAGACGCTCGAGGTCTCCGCGTCGGCTGTCGAAACCGGCGAGACAGTCGCACTCGAGTAG
- a CDS encoding HalOD1 output domain-containing protein translates to MEYTIQRGESASTAVVSALAAYTDQPPESVGPLYDIVEPDALDALVDHQGELTVRFVHEGTEIVVTTDSVRINAAEDAVSESQPES, encoded by the coding sequence ATGGAATACACTATTCAACGCGGTGAGTCTGCGAGTACCGCCGTGGTTTCCGCGCTCGCGGCCTACACGGACCAGCCGCCCGAGTCGGTTGGGCCGCTGTACGATATTGTCGAGCCGGATGCTCTCGATGCACTCGTCGACCACCAGGGCGAGTTGACTGTCCGGTTTGTCCACGAGGGTACAGAAATCGTTGTCACAACGGACTCCGTCCGAATCAATGCTGCTGAGGACGCAGTCTCAGAGTCACAGCCAGAGTCGTAG
- a CDS encoding glycosyltransferase has protein sequence MVIEILSLITFWGALYLLVHTYAVYPLSMWIGSRIRGRTSDASPSEHPPVALIIAAYNEEEIIGEKIENCLQLVYPDEKLRIVVFSDASSDRTDEIVKEYADHGVELVRIEGRVGKTACQNEVAELVDEDILVFSDANSMYESDAIQQLVQNFGPDVGCVVGELRYRQSNGVEGESVYWRYESLIKRFESHVNSLVTGNGSIYAIRAESYIPLPRDAISDFAEPLEIVRQGELVTYAPTAVAWEDTESSSTSESRRRVRIVTRCWHAIANYPDLLNPIRYPLFSYQLWSHKLVRWLSPVLLFLVFVASASLVLMTGSLLYQLLLVGQFGFYLLAAIGALAARLEVDDPVVTHVPFYFLHSNYGMLLGLWNFVRGSNIVVWETSSRTEGKNNS, from the coding sequence ATGGTAATTGAAATTCTTTCCCTGATCACCTTCTGGGGTGCGCTGTATTTACTCGTCCATACCTACGCCGTCTATCCACTCTCAATGTGGATCGGAAGCCGCATACGCGGTCGAACATCCGACGCTTCACCATCTGAGCATCCACCTGTCGCACTAATTATCGCTGCATACAACGAGGAAGAGATTATCGGTGAAAAGATCGAGAACTGCCTCCAGCTAGTATACCCAGATGAGAAACTCAGAATTGTCGTTTTCTCCGACGCATCGTCAGATCGAACTGACGAGATCGTCAAAGAGTATGCTGACCACGGCGTCGAACTCGTGCGAATCGAAGGTCGCGTCGGAAAGACGGCCTGCCAAAACGAAGTAGCCGAACTAGTTGACGAGGATATTTTGGTATTCTCCGACGCAAACAGTATGTACGAATCGGACGCGATCCAGCAGTTAGTGCAGAACTTCGGCCCTGACGTCGGTTGTGTAGTCGGCGAACTTCGATACCGCCAATCCAATGGCGTGGAAGGCGAATCTGTCTACTGGCGTTACGAATCGCTGATCAAGCGCTTCGAGTCGCATGTTAACTCCCTCGTGACCGGCAACGGGTCAATTTACGCGATCCGTGCCGAATCGTACATCCCGCTTCCTCGAGACGCCATTAGTGACTTCGCCGAGCCGTTAGAAATCGTTCGCCAAGGAGAACTTGTCACGTACGCACCTACGGCAGTCGCGTGGGAGGATACGGAGAGTTCGTCAACGTCGGAGTCCCGCCGGCGCGTTCGGATCGTCACTCGATGTTGGCACGCAATAGCGAACTATCCTGACCTACTGAATCCGATTCGATATCCGCTGTTTTCGTATCAATTGTGGTCTCATAAACTTGTTCGCTGGCTATCACCGGTCCTGCTATTTTTAGTGTTCGTTGCAAGCGCAAGCCTCGTCCTGATGACTGGCTCGCTGCTCTATCAACTGTTGCTGGTCGGTCAGTTTGGTTTTTATCTCCTTGCTGCAATCGGCGCACTCGCGGCCCGTCTCGAGGTAGACGATCCGGTCGTCACTCATGTTCCATTTTATTTTCTTCACTCAAACTACGGCATGTTGCTCGGATTATGGAACTTCGTTCGCGGATCCAATATTGTTGTCTGGGAGACCTCCAGTCGAACCGAAGGGAAGAACAATTCGTAG
- a CDS encoding sugar transferase, whose translation MLTGWKYRLVSVVGVIVVTAGAVAVANHPFPQRLFTTHVPVFNRLEVTVLSGSEFYWALILSIGAVMGCLAPLYRPHPRRVLDTVFFAQKRVLVAGSVLATLGYFNYTYRLPRATLVMTFGILSVAVPAWFVWIRRRPGNGAARTLVVGDDLDQIDRIAPLLSVPVHGYLCPSVVGTRTDLESVRPAPDGGIEQTDADRLAANGYGNVDGLARLGGLSRLENVLLEHDVDTVVLAFRHADRAEFFGALDACHEYGVDVKVHRDYADSVLVSEGDVDEFVDVDLEPWDPLDHLGKRLFDIVFATVGLLVFAPLMIVISAAIKLDSPGPVLYDQDRTAGFGETFPVYKFRTMIPEGESVTPAADAENDRITRVGRLLRRTHLDELPQLWSILIGEMSVVGPRAAWTEEEVLLEADAPSWRKRWFVKPGLTGLAQVNGAKSTNPNEKLRYDLEYIRRQSFWFDVKIVIRQLWTVLTDLWAAVLRRRS comes from the coding sequence ATGTTGACCGGATGGAAGTACCGGCTGGTAAGCGTCGTCGGCGTGATTGTGGTGACCGCGGGTGCCGTCGCCGTTGCGAATCACCCGTTTCCACAGCGTCTGTTTACGACGCACGTGCCAGTCTTCAACCGCCTCGAGGTGACCGTTCTCTCGGGGAGTGAGTTTTACTGGGCGCTCATCCTGAGCATCGGCGCTGTCATGGGGTGTCTCGCGCCGCTGTATCGGCCCCATCCGCGGCGCGTGCTCGATACTGTCTTTTTCGCTCAAAAGCGCGTGCTCGTGGCCGGCTCTGTCCTCGCGACGCTTGGGTACTTCAACTACACCTATCGGCTCCCGCGGGCGACGCTCGTGATGACGTTCGGTATTCTGTCGGTCGCAGTACCCGCGTGGTTCGTCTGGATTCGTCGCCGCCCTGGCAACGGTGCCGCACGGACGCTCGTCGTCGGGGACGACCTCGATCAAATCGACCGCATCGCCCCGCTGCTTTCGGTCCCCGTTCACGGCTATCTCTGCCCGTCCGTCGTCGGCACTCGAACCGACCTTGAGTCCGTCCGACCCGCACCCGACGGCGGAATCGAACAAACTGATGCCGACCGCCTCGCGGCCAACGGCTACGGCAACGTTGACGGCCTCGCACGCCTTGGCGGGCTCTCACGCCTCGAGAATGTCTTGCTCGAGCACGACGTCGATACGGTCGTCCTAGCGTTTCGTCACGCCGACCGCGCGGAGTTCTTCGGCGCGCTCGATGCCTGTCACGAATACGGCGTCGATGTGAAGGTTCATCGGGACTACGCGGACAGCGTGCTTGTCTCCGAAGGCGATGTCGACGAGTTCGTCGATGTCGACCTCGAGCCGTGGGACCCGCTCGACCACCTCGGCAAGCGACTGTTCGATATCGTCTTTGCGACGGTCGGACTGCTCGTGTTCGCACCGCTCATGATCGTGATCTCCGCTGCGATCAAACTCGACAGTCCCGGACCGGTGCTGTACGATCAGGACCGGACCGCCGGCTTCGGCGAGACGTTTCCCGTCTACAAGTTCCGGACGATGATCCCCGAGGGCGAATCGGTGACTCCCGCTGCGGATGCGGAAAACGACCGAATTACGCGCGTGGGTCGCCTGTTACGACGAACGCATCTGGACGAACTCCCACAGCTCTGGTCGATTCTGATCGGCGAGATGAGCGTCGTCGGCCCGCGGGCCGCCTGGACCGAAGAGGAAGTCCTCCTCGAGGCCGATGCTCCCTCCTGGCGCAAGCGCTGGTTCGTCAAACCCGGTTTGACCGGGTTAGCACAGGTAAACGGCGCGAAGAGTACGAACCCGAACGAGAAACTGCGCTACGACCTCGAATACATCCGGCGCCAGTCGTTCTGGTTCGACGTGAAAATCGTGATTCGGCAGCTTTGGACCGTCCTCACGGATCTCTGGGCCGCAGTGTTGCGTCGGCGTTCGTAA
- a CDS encoding DUF4330 family protein produces the protein MDVIDDDGNLFGAVNVVDALVVLLVLAVVIAGVAAVGVLGAEVNDPDEDDENLTDTRYATLEIGTESITTAEAVTAGDELTAGNERLEITDTYAVRTASDDAHLTVRTEIEATAHDNGTLEFADRELTTGQNVSIETDAYDVTGTTTVLENDTADLPTTETDVVFEQTVDHATAEQIDAGDVSQIGDETTATLENVSVYPIAADQYRVIAGATLTTLEGEDEYNTVRYGNAIVEPDSSIAFATDGYTLGPTIRETGTTAEPGEDTTTTVEIDLEGLEDREASQFEPGLSETMGGDTWATITDVERDPASVIVETDDGDIHEREHPTQDDVTLTVELDTRETTLGTQFKGTPLRNGDSVYLDFGVTTIDERAWIID, from the coding sequence ATGGACGTGATCGACGATGACGGGAACCTCTTTGGCGCGGTCAACGTCGTCGACGCACTCGTGGTCCTGCTCGTTCTCGCGGTTGTCATCGCTGGGGTTGCCGCTGTCGGTGTCCTCGGTGCAGAAGTCAACGACCCTGACGAGGATGATGAGAACCTCACCGACACACGCTATGCAACCCTCGAGATCGGAACCGAATCGATCACAACCGCCGAAGCCGTCACCGCGGGCGACGAGCTGACAGCAGGCAACGAACGCCTCGAGATTACAGACACGTACGCAGTCCGGACCGCGAGCGACGACGCGCATCTCACTGTCCGAACCGAAATCGAGGCGACAGCACACGACAACGGGACGCTCGAGTTTGCCGACAGGGAACTCACCACGGGCCAGAACGTCTCAATCGAGACGGATGCCTACGACGTGACGGGCACGACCACCGTGCTCGAGAACGACACGGCCGACCTCCCGACGACCGAGACGGACGTCGTGTTCGAACAGACCGTCGATCACGCGACGGCCGAGCAGATCGACGCTGGTGACGTCTCCCAGATCGGCGACGAGACGACAGCCACGCTCGAGAACGTCTCCGTCTACCCTATCGCTGCTGACCAGTATCGCGTCATCGCGGGGGCAACACTCACAACGCTCGAGGGTGAGGACGAATACAACACCGTTCGCTACGGTAACGCCATCGTCGAACCCGACTCGAGTATCGCGTTCGCGACCGACGGCTACACGCTCGGACCGACGATCCGCGAGACGGGGACCACAGCCGAACCGGGCGAGGACACGACGACGACCGTCGAGATCGACCTCGAGGGACTCGAGGATCGCGAGGCGTCCCAGTTCGAACCTGGCCTGAGCGAAACGATGGGTGGGGACACCTGGGCAACGATCACCGATGTCGAGCGCGACCCCGCCTCGGTCATCGTCGAAACCGACGACGGCGACATACACGAACGCGAGCATCCGACACAGGACGACGTCACCCTGACTGTCGAGTTAGACACTCGCGAAACGACCCTCGGGACGCAGTTCAAAGGGACACCGTTGCGTAACGGCGACAGCGTCTACCTCGATTTCGGCGTCACGACTATCGACGAACGCGCCTGGATCATCGACTGA
- a CDS encoding glycosyltransferase, which produces MNKEDQLPFVSVIIPVYNEPDNIRSSLSSIVDQTYPETRYEVLVVDNGSTDETRTVVREFPVQLLVEDEVQGSYAARNRGIERATGEILAFTDADCVPEQEWLWSGVSKMHQADAELVAGRIRFNFSSEKTAAERFDAMAHLRNDKKVQRGVAMTANLFVWKKAFEEIGKFPQNLTSGGDVYWTRSATNSGMELVYSPEAIVNHPSRQLRPLLKKMYRVGNGSIEMWYLDDQTTAWRIVSGLIQFPLKVFQFVKSESSNKTERNTQTPSDRDPEQTIDVYLAAVLAVIALLIGRVVGLVKLLSRLLHR; this is translated from the coding sequence ATGAACAAAGAAGATCAACTCCCTTTTGTTTCAGTCATAATCCCAGTATACAACGAGCCGGACAATATCCGAAGTTCTCTTTCCAGCATAGTCGACCAAACGTATCCTGAGACACGATACGAAGTGTTGGTTGTCGATAACGGATCGACCGATGAAACTAGAACAGTCGTTCGTGAATTCCCCGTTCAGCTACTTGTCGAAGACGAAGTCCAAGGATCATACGCAGCACGAAACAGAGGGATTGAACGAGCCACCGGTGAAATTCTGGCGTTCACTGATGCTGACTGCGTGCCTGAGCAGGAGTGGCTTTGGAGTGGTGTCTCGAAAATGCATCAAGCGGACGCAGAACTTGTTGCCGGACGTATCCGATTTAACTTTTCCTCGGAGAAGACCGCTGCCGAACGGTTTGATGCAATGGCTCATTTGCGGAATGATAAAAAAGTACAACGTGGTGTCGCAATGACAGCGAATCTCTTCGTATGGAAAAAAGCGTTCGAAGAGATAGGTAAATTCCCGCAGAACCTGACATCTGGCGGCGATGTATACTGGACCCGGTCCGCAACGAACTCAGGCATGGAACTCGTCTATTCCCCAGAGGCGATTGTAAATCACCCATCACGTCAACTTCGTCCGCTCCTAAAGAAGATGTATCGTGTCGGGAATGGAAGCATCGAAATGTGGTACTTGGACGATCAAACGACCGCTTGGAGGATTGTTTCCGGATTGATTCAGTTCCCGTTGAAGGTATTTCAGTTTGTGAAAAGTGAGAGCAGTAACAAAACGGAACGAAATACACAAACACCATCTGATCGTGATCCCGAACAGACCATCGACGTCTACCTTGCTGCCGTACTCGCGGTCATCGCGCTACTGATCGGAAGGGTTGTTGGCCTCGTTAAATTGCTCTCGCGCCTACTCCACCGTTAG
- a CDS encoding class I SAM-dependent methyltransferase, producing MTAVRLEEVLKKDPETISTDFSHIQHMYTGHFSDYYYNRFDRSLDIADLHPANQALIIGGGTGVFALSLAKYVDDVHFTDIPREEPMFSTARTLFDYSTVDGSGVKYTAADATNLPYDSDSFDVVFALDVLEHIPDERAAISELKRVTASNGQAIVSSPIEVGPAVGIREAYRFIDGRRCKTKSLTELGLSIIGKSPLERNDHHRGYDFRQTIKWLSEEFNGTSTEYCPYPALKWLNPTVIIKSK from the coding sequence ATGACCGCAGTCCGTCTGGAAGAGGTCCTAAAAAAAGACCCAGAGACAATCAGTACAGACTTCTCGCACATTCAGCATATGTATACTGGACATTTTTCTGACTATTATTATAATAGGTTCGACCGATCTCTCGATATTGCTGACCTTCATCCTGCTAATCAGGCCCTTATTATCGGAGGTGGTACTGGAGTCTTTGCCCTTTCGCTAGCCAAATACGTTGATGATGTTCATTTCACAGACATTCCTCGAGAAGAGCCGATGTTTTCAACTGCCCGCACTCTCTTTGACTATTCGACAGTCGACGGTAGTGGGGTTAAGTATACGGCGGCTGATGCAACCAACCTTCCATACGATTCCGATTCATTCGATGTGGTGTTTGCGCTTGACGTGCTCGAACACATTCCAGACGAGCGAGCAGCAATCTCCGAACTTAAACGCGTTACAGCGTCCAATGGACAAGCCATTGTCTCGTCGCCGATCGAAGTAGGACCGGCGGTCGGCATCCGTGAAGCATACCGTTTTATTGACGGCCGGCGCTGCAAAACAAAATCGCTCACAGAACTTGGTTTATCTATCATCGGAAAATCTCCACTTGAAAGAAATGACCATCACCGTGGATATGACTTCCGTCAGACTATTAAATGGCTATCAGAGGAATTCAACGGCACCTCAACTGAATATTGTCCCTACCCAGCGCTCAAATGGCTAAATCCGACTGTGATAATTAAGAGTAAGTAG